The Myxococcaceae bacterium JPH2 genome contains a region encoding:
- a CDS encoding PHB depolymerase family esterase — translation MSMTRSGRALVRVALGALVLFGAMGASPAQAGVWVHGSYSNLWGTRGFQLWVPNGYQPTEALPLVVGLHGCLENPDQFAGLSRLNEKADAERFLVLYPNQSTVANPTQCWNFMLAINQERGLGEPSLIVGMVKWVQAHYAVDSRRVYVGGVSAGAVMTSILMACYSDVFTAGMVGAGAMYKAATTASGSAYAMAFGSIYSPDDRGDDAWACSGRSRRRVPVLVVHGTEDAVVNPINGEQTVRQFLQTNDDADDGVDNDSVANVPARVWSATSPGGRSYTVREYVSGGALLVEQVVIDGMGHAWPGGDPAFPFADPEGPDGTAIMWDFFQRQVR, via the coding sequence ATGTCGATGACTCGGAGTGGGCGCGCGCTCGTTCGCGTGGCCCTGGGTGCGCTCGTGCTGTTCGGTGCCATGGGGGCGTCCCCGGCCCAGGCAGGTGTCTGGGTTCACGGCAGTTATTCCAACCTCTGGGGGACGCGAGGTTTCCAGCTGTGGGTTCCCAATGGCTATCAGCCCACGGAGGCCCTGCCGCTCGTCGTCGGGCTGCACGGCTGTCTGGAGAACCCGGACCAGTTCGCGGGCCTCTCGCGCCTCAATGAAAAGGCAGACGCGGAGCGGTTCCTGGTGCTGTATCCCAACCAGTCCACGGTGGCCAATCCCACGCAGTGCTGGAACTTCATGCTGGCGATCAACCAGGAGCGGGGCCTGGGCGAGCCGTCCCTGATTGTGGGCATGGTGAAGTGGGTGCAGGCGCACTACGCGGTGGACTCGCGGCGCGTCTACGTGGGCGGCGTGTCCGCGGGCGCGGTGATGACGAGCATCCTGATGGCCTGCTACTCGGATGTGTTCACCGCCGGGATGGTGGGCGCGGGCGCGATGTACAAGGCCGCGACCACCGCCTCGGGCAGCGCGTACGCGATGGCGTTCGGCAGCATCTACTCGCCGGATGACCGGGGCGATGACGCGTGGGCCTGCTCGGGGCGGTCGCGTCGTCGGGTGCCGGTGCTCGTCGTGCATGGGACGGAGGACGCGGTGGTCAATCCCATCAACGGCGAGCAGACGGTGCGCCAGTTCCTCCAGACGAATGACGACGCGGATGACGGCGTGGACAACGACAGCGTGGCGAACGTGCCCGCGCGGGTCTGGTCCGCCACGTCGCCTGGCGGACGGAGCTACACCGTGCGCGAGTACGTGTCCGGTGGCGCGCTGCTCGTCGAGCAGGTCGTCATCGACGGGATGGGACATGCCTGGCCGGGAGGTGACCCCGCCTTCCCCTTCGCGGACCCCGAGGGGCCGGACGGCACCGCCATCATGTGGGACTTCTTCCAGCGGCAGGTGCGCTGA
- a CDS encoding TetR family transcriptional regulator: MSTPPRSRLRARPAVLPSSAAPEGTRRRILEVALQLFACRGFHDASIRDLAKALALRPSALYAHFPSKEHVLAELVRLGHEVHHEGLRAALAGAGDSPVARLRALVRAHTLLHAHHPQLAVVVNEEIHALPPELAAPALVLRERSSALLREVIEQGRTQGVFSASHPLVTGAAIATIGLRLPYWYEPSEGLDEETLADVHAELALRMLGAPATS; this comes from the coding sequence ATGTCCACGCCTCCCCGTTCCCGGCTGCGCGCGCGCCCGGCGGTCCTTCCCAGCTCGGCGGCGCCCGAGGGGACGCGGCGCCGCATCCTGGAGGTGGCGCTCCAGCTCTTCGCGTGCCGGGGCTTTCATGACGCCTCCATCCGGGACCTGGCCAAGGCCCTGGCGCTGCGGCCCAGCGCGCTCTACGCGCACTTCCCCTCCAAGGAGCACGTGCTCGCGGAGCTGGTGCGCTTGGGGCACGAGGTCCATCACGAGGGCCTTCGCGCGGCGCTGGCGGGCGCGGGGGACTCTCCGGTCGCGCGTCTCCGGGCGCTCGTGCGCGCGCACACGCTGCTGCATGCACATCATCCGCAGCTCGCGGTGGTGGTGAACGAGGAGATCCACGCGCTGCCCCCCGAGCTGGCGGCGCCGGCGCTCGTGCTGCGTGAGCGTTCATCGGCGTTGCTGCGCGAGGTCATCGAGCAAGGCAGGACCCAGGGGGTCTTCTCCGCCTCGCATCCGCTCGTGACGGGCGCGGCGATCGCCACCATCGGCCTGCGCCTGCCGTACTGGTACGAGCCGTCAGAGGGGCTCGACGAGGAGACGCTGGCGGATGTCCACGCGGAGCTGGCGCTGCGAATGTTGGGCGCTCCCGCGACGAGCTGA
- a CDS encoding phospholipase, giving the protein MSMRVAVLSLCLAVVVGCGGAEAVDEAPLGTSTSRLVVPTVENQVVARLASSTGAGYGYAEYLPPGYLTSASSYPVVIHLNGIDEFGTSTTEADLLSVLTRHGALKLIQTSSTWKTYFGTHQVMVFSPRAPTDWTPSVLDAFVSFLVANYRVDTTRIYLTGLSIGGYGAWKYAFDHGSRLAALAPMATNIGGPGPSITQLQNVPVWAVHSYADGGSLSAEVSWLLGLTKVYGQYSPLSVASPSSTVTYPFDGATHTWGAPVPGRVGTGSSVARLTVYSGGAHDCWSNTYNDTVFWDWMLAQHR; this is encoded by the coding sequence ATGTCCATGCGTGTTGCCGTGCTGTCGTTGTGTCTGGCTGTCGTCGTCGGTTGTGGAGGGGCGGAGGCAGTGGACGAAGCTCCGCTGGGGACGAGCACGTCCCGGCTGGTGGTGCCCACGGTGGAGAATCAGGTGGTGGCGCGCCTGGCTTCGAGCACGGGGGCTGGATACGGGTATGCCGAATACCTGCCGCCCGGCTACCTCACGTCGGCGTCGAGCTATCCCGTCGTCATCCACCTGAACGGCATTGACGAGTTCGGCACGTCCACGACGGAAGCGGACCTCTTGAGCGTGCTGACGCGGCACGGGGCGCTGAAGCTCATCCAGACCTCGTCGACGTGGAAGACGTACTTCGGCACGCATCAGGTGATGGTGTTCTCTCCGCGCGCGCCTACGGACTGGACGCCCTCGGTGCTGGATGCCTTCGTCAGCTTCCTCGTGGCGAACTATCGCGTGGACACCACGCGCATCTACCTCACGGGCCTGAGCATTGGTGGCTATGGCGCCTGGAAGTATGCGTTTGACCATGGCAGCCGGCTGGCGGCGCTGGCGCCCATGGCCACCAACATCGGTGGGCCGGGCCCGAGCATCACGCAGCTGCAGAACGTGCCGGTCTGGGCCGTGCATTCGTATGCGGATGGCGGCTCGCTGTCGGCCGAGGTGTCGTGGCTGCTGGGCCTGACCAAGGTCTATGGCCAGTACTCGCCGCTGAGCGTGGCGTCGCCGTCCTCCACGGTGACGTATCCGTTCGATGGCGCGACGCACACGTGGGGCGCTCCGGTGCCGGGCCGCGTGGGCACGGGCTCCTCCGTCGCGCGGCTCACCGTGTACTCCGGCGGCGCGCATGACTGCTGGTCGAACACGTACAACGACACCGTGTTCTGGGACTGGATGCTCGCGCAGCACCGCTGA
- a CDS encoding MFS transporter codes for MRRSLRLSTLEGVLAELVTAFAGSGVLTAWALHLRCSPILVALLAALPALLQLVHLPSAWLTQARGSRPVAILAVGASRLALLPLLVFPFLGLSLEGKRLLFLGITVLYALLGIIANNAWTAWMGDLVPAPVRGRYFGQRTSLGMLAGGIAGLAVGLALDSARKHGQEPQVLALLALLGTLVGVASLVLMARQAPPTGVSRRAVCAVCAVSPFRDRRLRPLLTYQVVWGAAVGVSASFGVVYMLQDLRMGFGLIAGYGSAVALVRVLAIRHWGKVIQRVGARPVLVVCSFGLIFLPLLWLVPPSDFTLWLLGVDVLMAGILWGGHGLASFELPLSLAPAKRRPFYVAAFHKAGGLAFALASLAGGWLATQVPSRLFIHGEAFHGLQILFLLSALGRLFAAPLALRGRRRQEGAVPAACFA; via the coding sequence TTGCGCCGCAGCCTTCGCCTCTCCACGCTGGAGGGGGTGCTGGCCGAGCTTGTGACGGCCTTCGCGGGAAGCGGTGTGCTCACTGCCTGGGCCCTGCACTTGCGCTGCAGCCCCATCCTCGTCGCGCTGCTCGCCGCGCTGCCGGCGCTGCTCCAGCTGGTGCACCTGCCGTCGGCGTGGCTGACGCAGGCGCGGGGCAGCCGTCCCGTGGCCATCCTCGCGGTGGGCGCGTCCCGCCTGGCCCTGCTCCCCCTGCTCGTGTTCCCGTTCCTGGGGCTGTCCCTGGAGGGCAAGCGGCTGCTCTTCCTGGGCATCACCGTGCTGTACGCGCTGCTGGGAATCATCGCGAACAACGCCTGGACCGCGTGGATGGGGGACCTGGTCCCCGCGCCCGTGCGGGGCCGCTACTTCGGGCAGCGCACCTCGCTGGGGATGTTGGCGGGCGGCATCGCCGGGCTGGCGGTGGGGCTGGCGCTCGACTCCGCTCGCAAGCATGGGCAGGAGCCGCAGGTGCTCGCGCTGCTCGCGCTCCTGGGCACCCTCGTCGGCGTGGCCTCGCTCGTGCTGATGGCGCGTCAGGCGCCGCCCACCGGCGTGTCGCGCCGAGCGGTGTGCGCGGTGTGCGCGGTGTCTCCGTTCCGGGATCGCCGGCTGCGTCCGCTGCTCACGTACCAGGTGGTGTGGGGCGCGGCGGTGGGGGTCTCCGCGAGCTTCGGCGTCGTCTACATGCTGCAGGACCTGCGCATGGGCTTCGGCCTCATCGCGGGCTACGGCTCGGCCGTGGCGCTGGTCCGCGTGCTGGCCATCCGTCACTGGGGCAAGGTCATCCAGCGCGTGGGCGCGCGGCCGGTGCTGGTCGTCTGCTCGTTCGGCCTCATCTTCCTGCCGCTGCTGTGGCTGGTGCCGCCCAGTGACTTCACGCTGTGGCTGCTGGGCGTCGACGTGCTGATGGCCGGCATCCTGTGGGGCGGCCACGGTCTCGCGTCGTTCGAGCTGCCGCTGTCGCTCGCACCCGCGAAGCGCCGTCCGTTCTACGTCGCGGCGTTCCACAAGGCGGGCGGTCTGGCGTTCGCCCTCGCGTCGCTCGCGGGGGGCTGGCTGGCGACGCAGGTGCCCTCGCGCCTGTTCATCCACGGCGAGGCGTTCCACGGCCTCCAGATCCTCTTCCTCCTGTCCGCGCTGGGGCGACTGTTCGCGGCCCCGCTGGCCCTCCGGGGTCGGCGCCGTCAGGAAGGCGCTGTGCCCGCCGCGTGCTTCGCGTGA
- a CDS encoding aspartyl/asparaginyl beta-hydroxylase domain-containing protein, whose product MNEAPEQEDLPIQVREEILRLAVAGGFVDSVLAAGSELERVKHYLRILLGDVAPPPAPTGQAPVVFPPFPGLEERPWRDPPPAAASALEQHVDAVRNDLARLESSPLLHYRTDIVGTGRWTVHPIYFAGERVDRLFWPELAMDSTARVVRSLTGECTDLPLGDVMFSAHAPATRAVPSFGWDGFRMRLHLGLRAPEGSAIRVGTEARAWRTDRVLAFHDSFEHETTNPSNERRVVLIADCWHPDLTEPEREALLALTRKLEVRALLAQLRLPENLVPPLLARFEEVERADRWVWRYWRR is encoded by the coding sequence ATGAACGAAGCCCCCGAGCAGGAGGACCTCCCCATCCAGGTGCGCGAGGAGATCCTCCGACTGGCCGTGGCGGGTGGCTTCGTGGACTCGGTCCTGGCCGCGGGCTCCGAACTGGAGCGCGTGAAGCACTACCTGCGCATCCTGCTGGGAGACGTCGCGCCGCCGCCCGCGCCCACGGGACAAGCGCCCGTGGTGTTCCCGCCCTTCCCCGGCCTGGAGGAGCGTCCCTGGAGAGACCCGCCCCCGGCGGCGGCGAGCGCGCTGGAGCAGCACGTGGATGCCGTGCGCAATGACCTGGCGCGGCTCGAGAGTTCGCCGCTGCTCCACTACCGCACCGACATCGTGGGGACGGGCCGCTGGACGGTGCATCCCATCTACTTCGCGGGCGAGCGCGTGGATCGCCTCTTCTGGCCCGAGCTGGCCATGGACTCCACCGCGCGCGTGGTGCGCTCGCTCACGGGCGAGTGCACCGACCTGCCTCTGGGTGACGTGATGTTCTCCGCGCACGCGCCGGCCACGCGCGCGGTGCCGAGCTTCGGCTGGGATGGGTTCCGCATGCGCCTGCACCTGGGCCTGCGCGCCCCCGAGGGCTCCGCCATCCGGGTGGGCACCGAAGCGCGCGCCTGGCGCACCGACCGCGTGCTCGCCTTCCATGACTCGTTCGAGCACGAGACGACGAACCCGAGCAATGAGCGACGCGTGGTGCTCATCGCCGACTGCTGGCACCCGGACCTGACGGAGCCGGAGCGAGAGGCGCTGCTCGCGCTGACGCGCAAGCTGGAGGTGCGCGCGCTGCTCGCCCAGCTCCGGCTTCCCGAGAACCTCGTGCCGCCGCTGCTCGCCCGCTTCGAGGAGGTCGAGCGCGCGGACCGCTGGGTGTGGCGCTACTGGCGACGCTGA
- a CDS encoding alpha/beta hydrolase, translating to MASFQLQDGVSLQVEDSGAGEAVLLLHGLGSSGGDWEFVAPRLAAHHRVVIPDARGHGRSDKPPGAYGVALFARDIAALCDGLGLTRVHVVGLSMGGMMGFQLAVDRPELVRSLVVINSGPDMVPRTVRQRLAIMVRLGVLRWLGPRGLAKRIAPRLFPKPEQEALRERVRETLGANTPDVYLRATRGLVGWSVLARLAEVTCPVLVLHSERDYTSLATKQAYVARLAKARLQVLTDSGHAAPVDQPGQVVEAVEAFLREVEAP from the coding sequence ATGGCCTCGTTCCAGCTCCAGGACGGCGTGTCGCTGCAGGTCGAGGACTCGGGCGCGGGCGAGGCGGTGCTGTTGCTGCACGGGCTGGGGTCTTCGGGTGGGGATTGGGAGTTCGTGGCGCCCCGGCTGGCCGCGCATCACCGGGTGGTCATCCCGGACGCTCGGGGCCATGGCCGCAGCGACAAGCCTCCGGGCGCCTATGGGGTGGCGTTGTTCGCGCGGGACATCGCCGCGCTGTGTGACGGCCTGGGGCTGACCCGCGTGCACGTGGTGGGGCTGTCCATGGGCGGGATGATGGGGTTCCAGCTCGCGGTGGACCGTCCCGAACTGGTGCGCAGCCTGGTGGTCATCAACAGCGGGCCAGACATGGTGCCGCGCACGGTGCGTCAGCGCCTCGCCATCATGGTGCGCCTGGGCGTGCTGCGGTGGCTCGGGCCCCGAGGGCTGGCGAAGCGGATTGCGCCCAGGTTGTTCCCCAAGCCGGAGCAGGAGGCGCTGCGCGAGCGGGTGCGCGAGACGCTGGGCGCCAATACCCCCGATGTCTACCTGCGCGCGACCCGGGGCCTCGTGGGCTGGAGCGTGCTCGCGCGGCTGGCCGAGGTGACGTGCCCGGTGCTCGTGCTGCATTCCGAGCGCGATTACACGTCGCTGGCCACGAAGCAGGCCTACGTCGCTCGACTCGCCAAGGCGCGGCTCCAGGTGCTGACGGACTCCGGTCACGCGGCGCCCGTGGATCAACCTGGGCAGGTCGTCGAGGCGGTGGAGGCCTTCCTCCGCGAGGTCGAGGCGCCGTGA
- a CDS encoding DUF3703 domain-containing protein has translation MAMTPKLRGHFEAELREGDQAERAGDLPRAWRHLERAHVLSQAHAGPHVRVHVRMFAFGWRRRDLREMVGQWARILVAAPGSWLGRAPLGNTGGANVGILTPMPIPEDLRAILDA, from the coding sequence ATGGCGATGACGCCGAAGCTGCGAGGACATTTCGAGGCGGAGCTGCGCGAGGGAGACCAAGCGGAGCGGGCGGGAGACCTGCCGCGAGCGTGGCGTCACCTGGAGCGAGCCCATGTGCTGAGCCAGGCCCACGCGGGGCCGCATGTGCGGGTGCACGTGCGGATGTTTGCCTTTGGGTGGCGACGCCGCGATTTGAGAGAGATGGTGGGCCAGTGGGCCCGCATCCTGGTGGCCGCACCGGGCTCCTGGCTGGGGCGCGCGCCGCTGGGGAACACCGGCGGCGCGAACGTGGGCATCCTCACGCCCATGCCCATCCCCGAGGACCTGCGGGCGATACTGGATGCGTGA
- a CDS encoding helix-turn-helix transcriptional regulator: MDATDRWHGRLFFGPGRLQYAGAVAATSLHSHHTFQLVLASGEPLRLRDARGGESSGHVALIPPGAEHAVVGSAPSVVLMHVAAEVAAGRRLRTLDIASDSARAWTRAGARLMPWVPERLPRRWFEAEALARTVLGALEADIPLPPPTHPAIQRLLRVLPESLEEDVRLATLARRVGLSPGRLSHLFAAQVGTPLRPYVLWLRMGRVAEHLSRGVSLTEAAHAAGFSDSAHLSHVFRRMFGMAPSSLAGLVEWVVPARP; the protein is encoded by the coding sequence GTGGACGCGACGGACCGGTGGCATGGACGGCTCTTCTTCGGCCCTGGCCGGCTGCAATACGCCGGGGCCGTGGCGGCGACGTCCCTTCATTCGCACCACACCTTCCAACTCGTGCTCGCGTCAGGTGAACCCCTTCGCCTGCGCGACGCACGGGGCGGCGAGTCCTCTGGGCACGTCGCCCTCATCCCTCCCGGCGCGGAGCACGCCGTCGTGGGGAGTGCTCCCTCGGTCGTCCTGATGCACGTGGCCGCCGAGGTGGCCGCGGGGCGTCGCCTGCGGACTCTGGACATCGCTTCGGACTCGGCGCGGGCGTGGACGCGTGCCGGGGCGCGGCTGATGCCCTGGGTGCCGGAGCGGCTCCCGCGGCGCTGGTTCGAGGCCGAGGCCCTGGCTCGCACCGTGTTGGGCGCGCTCGAGGCGGACATCCCGTTGCCACCGCCCACGCATCCGGCGATTCAGCGATTGTTGCGCGTGCTGCCCGAGTCGCTGGAGGAGGACGTGCGGCTCGCCACGTTGGCGCGCCGCGTGGGCCTGTCTCCGGGGCGGCTGTCTCATCTGTTCGCCGCGCAGGTGGGCACGCCCCTGCGGCCCTATGTGCTGTGGTTGCGAATGGGGCGCGTGGCCGAGCACCTCAGTCGTGGCGTCTCGCTCACCGAGGCCGCGCACGCGGCGGGCTTCAGCGACAGCGCGCACCTGAGTCACGTGTTCCGACGCATGTTCGGGATGGCGCCGTCATCGCTCGCGGGCCTCGTCGAGTGGGTCGTGCCCGCACGTCCGTAG
- a CDS encoding carboxypeptidase regulatory-like domain-containing protein — MKNTLTWAGISAGAALVLGTVAVLRVTAAPSPAEPAPPQAAPVVRGAMTSAPVAGAPVPSAAAPGSTAPGTAPAPDAAPSAAGSSASAAVPTTQGSGDSAPLPVPSEPPTLEGTATVRVRVLSAQHGTPVANAKVAILRGPVTPASVFESVQTDEHGQALFSSTHAGLFDVCARGPGHAESCESDVGVVANGTLSVELRLPPGASLSGRVTGPDGAPAADVRVVAWGDELFTWRLPMEAVSDAQGAFRIDGLTPGKLHVSPIAAQGQGMEHYLDAVAVGTEGHADLQLAGFTPVTVRLARRAGKVGLKDTIESVGVGDVALSLQPDGTWRGSVESGKRQLWFRGHSGGGVLGSWQEVTLKPGVPFSTRIAVTPDPTYRGMYIPPEPSTRERFDLAGYVVLPGGTLAHGVTVAVEQPISGRCGDVPRRYTAHRFEGGGFVVHPLSGSPQTVYAWLPDGRAGSVTLTGKPGEHLTATIRLEETGAVAGSITLGPESRMEGPPSIVIDDRWHGAWQFTQADGSFLVAGLTPGEHTLYVKDVSRAFTVKAGQRTELGALAQPAAEARGTP, encoded by the coding sequence ATGAAGAACACGCTGACATGGGCGGGCATCTCGGCGGGAGCCGCGCTGGTGCTCGGAACGGTTGCGGTTCTGCGCGTCACCGCGGCGCCGTCACCGGCGGAGCCCGCTCCCCCTCAGGCAGCGCCCGTCGTGCGCGGCGCGATGACCTCCGCTCCCGTGGCGGGTGCGCCCGTCCCGTCAGCCGCGGCACCTGGCTCGACGGCTCCGGGGACAGCGCCCGCCCCCGATGCGGCCCCCTCCGCGGCGGGCTCGAGCGCTTCCGCCGCGGTGCCGACGACGCAGGGCTCGGGCGACTCCGCGCCGCTTCCAGTTCCCTCGGAGCCTCCGACGCTGGAGGGCACCGCCACCGTGCGCGTGCGTGTGTTGTCCGCTCAACACGGGACGCCCGTCGCGAACGCGAAGGTGGCGATCCTGCGGGGACCGGTGACGCCGGCCTCGGTCTTCGAGTCCGTGCAGACGGATGAGCACGGGCAGGCGCTGTTCTCCTCGACGCACGCGGGCTTGTTCGACGTATGCGCGCGCGGCCCCGGCCATGCCGAGTCCTGCGAGAGCGACGTGGGCGTGGTGGCGAACGGGACGCTCTCTGTCGAGCTGCGGCTGCCGCCCGGGGCCTCGCTCTCGGGGCGCGTCACGGGCCCGGACGGCGCACCCGCGGCCGATGTTCGCGTCGTCGCCTGGGGCGACGAGCTGTTCACGTGGCGCCTGCCCATGGAGGCGGTCTCGGATGCGCAGGGCGCGTTCCGCATCGATGGGCTCACGCCCGGCAAGCTCCACGTCTCGCCCATTGCCGCGCAGGGCCAGGGCATGGAGCACTACCTCGACGCGGTCGCCGTGGGCACGGAGGGCCACGCGGATCTCCAGCTCGCGGGCTTCACGCCTGTCACGGTGCGGCTCGCGCGGCGCGCGGGCAAGGTCGGCTTGAAGGACACCATCGAATCCGTCGGCGTCGGCGACGTGGCCTTGAGCCTCCAGCCCGATGGGACGTGGCGGGGCTCCGTCGAGTCGGGCAAGCGACAGCTCTGGTTCCGGGGCCACAGCGGGGGAGGCGTCCTGGGAAGCTGGCAAGAGGTCACGCTCAAGCCCGGCGTGCCGTTCTCCACCCGCATCGCCGTCACCCCGGATCCGACGTATCGAGGAATGTACATTCCCCCCGAGCCGTCGACTCGCGAGCGGTTCGACCTGGCGGGATACGTCGTCCTTCCGGGCGGCACCCTCGCGCACGGAGTCACCGTGGCGGTGGAGCAGCCCATCTCCGGGCGCTGTGGCGATGTCCCCCGGCGATACACCGCGCACCGCTTCGAGGGCGGTGGCTTCGTGGTGCATCCACTCTCCGGGAGCCCACAAACCGTCTACGCGTGGCTCCCCGATGGTCGCGCGGGCAGCGTCACGCTCACGGGGAAGCCCGGCGAGCACCTGACCGCGACCATCCGGCTGGAGGAGACCGGCGCGGTGGCGGGCTCCATCACGCTGGGCCCCGAGTCTCGCATGGAGGGGCCGCCGAGCATCGTCATCGATGACCGGTGGCATGGCGCCTGGCAGTTCACCCAAGCCGACGGGAGCTTCCTGGTGGCGGGGCTCACTCCAGGCGAGCACACGCTGTACGTGAAGGACGTCTCCCGCGCCTTCACCGTCAAGGCCGGCCAGCGCACGGAGCTGGGCGCCTTGGCGCAGCCAGCAGCCGAGGCCCGAGGCACACCATGA